The following are encoded in a window of Castanea sativa cultivar Marrone di Chiusa Pesio chromosome 5, ASM4071231v1 genomic DNA:
- the LOC142635773 gene encoding G-type lectin S-receptor-like serine/threonine-protein kinase At1g11330: MGVLQTGVLQPSNRQKPLKDSSGVLTIPEDGNLVVLNGQEEILWSSNVSNSVTNSSATLLDSGNLVLQVDTTGIILWESFQHPSDSFLPRMKLSSNLRKDEKVQLTSWKSPSDPSIGSFSAGIDPLNIPEGFVWKDGRPYWWTGPWNGQVFIGIQNWNPVYHNGFSVVDDKQGTVYATFTYMDLIHLSKFVLDSQGNLVHTYWENGKEDWKVMGSAPKDKCDVCGTCGANGSCDSPDSSICSCMRGFEPKIIEEWNSGNWSSG, translated from the exons ATGGGAGTGCTTCAGACTGGGGTTCTTCAGCCCT CGAACAGACAGAAACCTCTCAAGGATTCTTCCGGGGTTCTTACTATACCTGAGGATGGCAATCTTGTGGTACTAAACGGACAGGAAGAGATTCTTTGGTCATCGAATGTTTCAAATTCTGTAACCAATTCAAGTGCCACTCTTTTGGATTCCGGAAACCTTGTATTGCAAGTTGACACAACAGGAATCATATTATGGGAAAGTTTTCAACATCCATCTGATTCCTTCTTGCCAAGGATGAAACTTAGTTCTAATTTAAGGAAAGATGAGAAAGTGCAGTTGACATCATGGAAAAGCCCTTCTGATCCATCCATTGGAAGCTTCTCTGCAGGCATTGATCCACTGAACATTCCTGAAGGTTTTGTTTGGAAAGACGGTCGCCCATATTGGTGGACTGGTCCATGGAATGGTCAGGTCTTTATTGGAATACAAAACTGGAATCCTGTATATCATAATGGATTTAGTGTAGTCGATGACAAACAAGGAACAGTTTATGCAACTTTTACTTATATGGACTTGATacatttgtcaaaatttgttttggattCACAAGGAAATCTAGTGCATACATACTGGGAAAATGGGAAGGAGGATTGGAAGGTTATGGGGTCAGCTCCAAAAGATAAGTGTGATGTTTGTGGCACATGCGGTGCAAATGGAAGCTGTGATTCACCGGATTCATCAATCTGCAGCTGTATGAGAGGATTTGAGCCCAAGATTATTGAGGAATGGAACAGTGGAAATTGGAGTAGTGGATGA